Genomic segment of Acidobacteriota bacterium:
GGCGATGCCACCTTTCGACGCGCGTCGCAATTCATCCAGCATTTCGCGTGGCTGGGTGAACGTAAAGCCGCGTTCGCGCCCCAACACTTTGGCGATGTCCTGAATGATGCGCCAGTCTTGTTTCGCTTCGCCGGGCGGATCAACGGCTTGGTTGATTTTGATGACGCGGCCTTCGATCTGCGTGACGATACCTTCGTCTTCTTCTTGCAGCGAACCAGGCAGCACGATGTCGGCGTGATGCGCCGTTTCGTTCAGGAAGAAATCTATCGCAACATAAAACTCCAGCTTTTCCAGCGCCTGCCGGACAAAGTTGTTGTCGGGCAGCGAAACCAGCGGGTTGAAACAGAGCGACAGCAGTCCTTTGATTTCGCCGCGATCAATCTTGCGAATCAGTTCGTAAGCATCCACGCCAGCACCCGGCAGCTCTTGTTCGTCAATGCCCCAGATGCCCGCGATGAAAGAGCGATGTTCGGGATTGGAGATGTCGCGCGCGCCGGGCAGTTGATCACATTTCTGCCCGTGTTCGCGCCCGCCCTGGCCGTTGCCCTGGCCGGTAATCGTCGCGTAACCGCAGTTTTCGCGTCCGATGCGTCCCGAAGCCAGCACGATGTTGATTGCGCCCAGCACGTTTTGCACACCGTGTGAATGGTGTTCAATGCCGCGCGCGTGCAGCAGGAAAGATGTTTTCGCCCGTCCCCACAACTCGGCGGCCTGACGGATGGCACGTTCGCTGATGCCTGTGACTTCGGCGGTATGCTTCGGTGTCCACTGTGCAACGTGTTCCGCCAACGCATCAAATCCAACGGTGTGTTGATTGATAAAGTCGTGATCGAGCCAATCATTTTCGATCATCAAATGCAGAATGCCGTTAAAGAGCGCAATGTCGCGCCCGGGCTTGATCGGCAGAAACAGGTTGCAGGTGCGGGCAATCGGCGTGATGCGCGGATCAACGACGATAATTTTCGCGCCGCGTTCGCGCGCCTGCCAGACGTAATTGGTTGTAATCGGAGCGCATTCAGCGACGTTTGCGCCGCTGATCCAGACCACCTCCGCCCCCAGAATATCACTCCATGGATTGGCCGCTCGATCAATGCCGAAAGCTTTCTTGTTCCCCGCCGCCGCGCTGACCATGCACAGCCGCCCGTTGTAATCAATGTATGGAGTTTTCAGCGCCACGCGCGCAAATTTGCCCATCAGATAGGCTTTTTCAATTGTCAGACTGGCGCCGCTCAGAACGCCGAACGCGTCATTGCCGTAGGTCGTTTGAATCCGGCGGATTTCCGACGCCACGCGGTCAATGGCCTGATCGTATGGCAGGGAACGAAAGCCGCCTGCTGCTGCCGGATCGCGCTGCAAGGCCGTCGTCAGCCGATCAGGATGTGCGCCTTGCAGATACCGCTTGACGCCTTTCGGGCAAAGCATCCCATGGTTAAACGGAAAATCCTCCCACGGTTCAAAACCGATGACCGTATTGTCTTTGACCTTGAGCTGAATGCCGCACTGTTGGCCGCAAAAACAGCAGTGTGTTTTGACAATCTTGTCTGGCTCAATGCCTGTTTCCAGTCGCACACCGGCATTAAATGCCAGGTGCGGGCCAAACTGTTCCGTGATCTCATTCAGTTGATTGGGTAGCTTGGACATAAGCTCAATCTCTCTCGACTTTCAAACCTGAAATCTATGAATGCCACAAACGGCCTTGTGCCAACGCCAGCATCGCACGGCGGCAGCGCGGACAAATCCATTGGTAATGCTCCACCGCGCCATCCAGTTCGTATTGAAACCCCAATTGCTTTTCGACCGTGATTAAATCTTCGACATGCATGCGCGAAGCGAAAGCGCTGCCGCAGCGGCGGCACGTCGCCTGCTCTTCCTTTGCCCCAATATCTTTGTAAAAGCTGACTCCCAGTTGCGCCGGTCGTTGAAAGATGTGGAAGAATTTGCCGAACGGGAGCCAGAGCAATGTGAAGATGACCGTCAGCGCATGCAGAATGGCCAGGAAATCGTATCCATATCCGCGCATCCAGGTGTAACTTGCTGTCAGCATCAACCCTGTCATGCTGATGGCAAACAGAAGGATCAGCGGCAGAAAGTCCTCGGCAAATTGTTGCACCGCAGCCGCGCCGTGATCGCGCATACGACGACGCATTGCCAGCATCACCCCAACCATGACCAGAACCGACGCCCATACCAGCCCGTGAAAAATCAGGAACCCGAAGATCGAATGAATTGGGAACGCAAAAGTGGGAAAGCCAAAAATATATGTGCGGTACCAGTTGGTATCGTCTGGCAAAGTCTCAAAGTGAATCCAGCCGAAGACCAGTGGAAAAGTGATGGCGACGGCCAGCAAACAACCCCACATAATCAGCCAATGCGCTACCCAGCGAGGTCGCCCGCGTTTGAAAATGAAATGGTTCAAGGCGAATTCATTCACCAACCGCGTTACCCATTTGGAAACGTTGCGCGCCAGATATTTCGGACGAAAGAACACCTGCCAACCTCTGCGCCAATACATTTTGGTCGGCGGACGTTGCAACCACATGGCGTAGCGGTAGGTGATGCCGAACGCGGCAAACAGCGTGGCAAAAGTGTAGGCCACCAGCGCGGCATCAAAATGCGCCAGGTTGCGCGAACCGATGATGACCAGAACTGCCATCAACAGTGTCACGACGGCTCCCCAAAGTCCGGCTTTGATTGTCTCGTTGGTCATTTCAGCACGTTTTCTTCTTGAGCTTCGCTACGTCATAAACTGTAGCTACAAGCATTTGCAGTTTGTGGCCCAGAGCAATCCGTGAGCCAGGATTGGTTGTTCTCCGCGAACACGTCTTTTCAGACGCCGCTCAGCCATTGAACCACTCGCGTTCATTACCCTGCTGGCAAATTGCACTGATCGTCCAGCGCCGCTGCCTTAACCGATAAAAAGATTGGATGTTCGAGATTGAACTTGCTCGATGGAGTTATTGAGTGTTTTCCCGCACCTGATGCGAAAAACCACCTAGAGCTTAGCCCCACGCCAGCAATCAAGGCAATGGTTTGGCGACGATTCGGAACCCAAGGTCGTGATGACGAACTTCCGGCTGAAACGCATCCCGGTAGGCAATCGAAAGCAGCGCGATGCTGGCGCTGTACCACGATCCGCCGCGCGCCACTCGGGCTTCGGTCAAATCCTCACGATTACGCCCGTCATCATCGGTATAGCGACGTTCGCGGTTGTAAGAGCGATTGATGGTCTGTGTCCATTCAACGACGTTGCCAGATAAGTGAAAGATGCCGTAACGATTCGGCTGAAAACGCACTTTGGTCATCTCGATGCCGATCACGGTTTCCGGCGCGCCGGGATTCTTTTTCCAGTTGTAAAGCCTTGATTCTTCGTCGCTGAGCAAGGGGCTGAGCGCAAAATCAAAACTGTCCGGGCCACGCGCGGCTTTTTCCCATTCGGCTTCCGACGGCAACGAAAAGAGCCAGCGATCTTGTCCCAGTTTGTTCGTCAGCCATTTGCAAAATGCCGCCGCCTCAAACCACGTCACCCAAGCCACCGGTTGATCGTCCTGGCCGAAGCGGTGGAACTCCGCATCGCTTTCCTTAAGCAGCGCTGTTGCCTGCGACTGGGTTTCCGCTTTCCAACGCTTTCCGGCTGCCGTCCAATTGTCAGGGTTCGCATACCCTTGCGGATCACGCTGGAACTGGCGAAATTCGGCGTTGGTTGTCTCAAAGGCGCTCACGCAAAACGCGGGCAGCCAGACGTAATGCGGTTCGCGAGGATTCTGGCGGTCGCCGATCAAAAAATTTCCGCTGGGAATGTAAGCCCACTCTGGCAGATTCGCCATCAATTGCGGCGGCGCATTCGCCGTCAGGGAACGTATCGTCACCGCAAATGAACCGTCCGCATCCGGCCCCAGGCGATATCCGGCAATCGGGATCGGATAGAAAGTGGTGCGAGCAGGAAGCTCAACTTGCAGAAAATAATTGCCGCGCGACAGCCACGCGGCCTGACCATTAAATTCTTTGATTTCGGCGGCATCCGCAAACTTCTTTCCGGCTTTGAACAAACGCATGGGCGCGTTCGCCAGATTAACGACAGTCAGTTTCGTTTCCCCTTGCTCAAAGTGCGTCTTTTCCTCCCAATCACCGCGAATGTATCTGGCGGCAAACCATACGCCGCCAGCGCCAAAAACCAGTAGAATGATGATCGCGGTCAGGGTGAGCTTCTTCATCAAATGTCCTGCCGTCTCAGCAGACGTTGCGACACCGCAAACGGTAAAATCACCCAAACCAGCAAGCCGCCCACCAGTAACAGAAAGCTGGCCGTTTCGCCGCCCAGGGTTCGTGTCAATGCCGCGCCCGCCGCGCCGAAAATCTCCTTGCCGTCCAGCGCCATCAGCCCGGCCACACGCACCATATCCACCGGATTGCCGAATAGCGAAGCGAAAATGAATTGATTGGCCGCGCGCTCTTTCATCAGGAACGTTCCGCCAATGACGATCAGGTCGTAAAACAAGACGAAGAAAAACCACAGGAACAGCGCCATGCCGAAGGCTTTCGATTTGCGATGGCAAGCGGTCGAAACCAACGCGGACAGCGTCAGAAAGACCAGTGCCAGCAGCAACGACAAGCCGACAAAGATCGGATACCGCATTGCCCCGACGGTTCCGGCTTTCGACGCGATAACAATTCCCGCCAGCCCGAACCCCGCGACCGTTGCTGTGGTGATTGACGCGAACAATCCGGCCAGCTTGCCCAGCAAAATTTCGCCGCGTGTGATGGGTTGGGCGAACAGCAACTCGCTGGCCCCCTTTTCGCTGGTAAAACTCAGGCTTCCCATCGTCAACGCCACCAACGGAACAATGTACAACACCAGATTCAGCAGGCTGGCCGACGTGCGCGCAAAGCCTTGAAAGCCGACCGTCCCCGCCGTCACCAGGCCGAAATACGAAATGGCCAGCACCAGCGCGCCGAACAGCGCGGCGAAGATCAACGTCCAACGATTGCGGATGTTGACGATCAACTCCTGCCGCGCGATGGTTTTAACTACGGCGAAATCCATTTCATCCTCACTTTTCGGTCAACTCGGCAAAGCTGACGTGCTCCCCTTTGAATTTGGCTGCCGCCTCTTTCGCTTTCTCATGACTTTCAAAAGCGGCGATGTTGCCGCCCATGGGCGTGGCCAACTCGGCAGACTTCACAAAATGCGCCGATTCGGCTTTGAGCCATTTCTTCGTCTCGTAATCGGCAACGAAATACGCGGCAATCCGGCTACGGTCCGCTTTGGCTTTCAGGTAATCGCGCAGACAGCCGATGTCGTCGAACTTCAGCGCTTCGCCGTCTTTGGTAATCAACTCGGCGGCAAATTGCTTTTCCGAAATCGCCATACGGCACATCGAACACATATCCTCCGGATTGATGGCCACCGGCGCGATTTCCGGCTGCCCGCAAGCAGCGAGCAGAAAAATAAATCCCAGCAAAGCCAGCAGAAGCAAGTTCGTCGTTCCGCCTTCAGACGGTTGCTTTGGCCAGCCAGTTCTTCCGCCTGAAGGCGGAACTACGAACGCGGTTTTATTTGTTTTCGGTGCTTTCGGCATGGATGTAATTCAGGTAGATGTCTTCCAGCGATAACTCTTCGGTGGCAAAGCGCGCAACGCTTCCGCCGGCGGTTTCAATCGCCCGCAGGATTTTCATCCGGTCTTCGGCACGCGAAGTGACCAGCATCGCATCGCCTTGTAATAAGGCCTCGCACGCGCCGGCTTCGCGCGCGGCTTCGATCCATTGCGCATTCGGATTCGCCAGCACAATGCGCATCCGGCAACTGCGCATCAGTTCCTCGCGCAGGGCGGCAATGGATTCGATGGCAACCAGCCGGCCATTGACCAGAATCGCCACGCGGTCGGCCAGTCGTTCGACATCCGCCAGCACGTGCGAGGAAAAGACAATGGTCTTGCCTTCGGATTTGAGGGTCGCCAGAAATTCTCGAAATCGGATGGCGCCTTCCGGGTCCAGACTGACGGTCGGTTCGTCCAGCAACAGAACCGGCGCGTCGGGCAAACAGGCGACCGCCAGTCCCAATCGTTGAACCATTCCGCCAGACAGTTCGCCGACCGGTTTGTGGCAAAACCCATTGAAATCAAAATGCGAATTGTGCAGCACGTCATCAATTTTCGCGGCGGGCAGCTTGCGCAGATCGCGGTAAAACTCCAGCACCTCGCGCGCAGTCAGGCTTTCGTGAAAGCTCAATCGCTGGGGCAGAAAGCTCATCATCCGTCGAGCTTCGCGCGCGTCGCGCCACAAATCCAGGCCGTTGATTTTGATTTCGCCCGCCGTCGGCACGGTCAATCCCACCATGCATTTCAACGTCGTTGTTTTGCCGCTGCCGTTCGGCCCCAGTAAAGCAAAGGTTTCGCCATCGTTGATCTTGAACGAGATGTCGTTGACGGCGATGAACTGGCCGAAACTTTTTGTCAGATGGTTGAGTTCGATCATCGCCGTTGCCTCCTTTGTCCCCAGACAAGCGTCGCGGCGGAACAGGAGAACATCGCCAGACTGCCAGCCACCAGCCACCAACCACCAACCACAGGCTTTTCCTGTTCAAACGGGAACGAGAGCTTGACAGCTTGCATCAGCGGCGCGGCATCGGCTTCTGACGAGCCTTTGACAATGGGAAATGTCTTTTCCGCCGCCGCCAACGCCTGCGCCGCCGGACTGCTCAGGTATAGCCGCAGGCGCGGATAGTTACCTTCCAGATACTCAAACACGTTCTGAACCTTGTGTCGCACATCGCCCACGCCGTCGCCGTCCAGGTCGTAACCGCCGTAATCGCTCCAGTAATTTCCGCGTTTCATTTCGCTCCACCGCATGCCCGCGCGCCTGCCGACCAGTTGCAGTGGACTGAGGTTTTCAACGAAGTTGTTTCCGGCAAATAGATTGTCTGCCGAATTGCTGTAGACCATCAGCCCCAGATCGTTTTCAGCGATGACATTGCGGCGGAACGTCGAGCGGCGCAGCGCTTCCATGAAAATTCCCGTCGCGTTATCAATGATGAAGTTGTCTTCGGCCAGATTGTCCTCACAGTCCTGAAACAGAATCCCGAACGAACTGAAGCCGCGATTGTGGATGAAGGCATTGCGGCGAAATTCGATCCTCTTGGAATACATAATCGCCGCGCCCGCAATGTTGTACTCGAACAGATTGTCATCGAATTTATTGTCGTCAGAACTCATGTAATGCAGCCCGTAACGCAGCCGGGAGACGCGATTGCGGCGGACGGTGTTGCGATGACTGGATTGAATGTACAACCCGTCGCGCGCTTCGGTGATGGAGTTGTCTTCGATCAGATTGTCGGGCGAGTTCCAGATGTGAAGGCCCGCGCCGCGCTCGCCGGTTTCAAGCTCCGGGCGACCCCGCACGGCATTCCCGCGAATCGTATTGCGCGCCGCGTGGTACAGGTAAATGCCGTACAACACGTCGCGCAGTTCGTTTGCTTCGATCCAATTGTCATTCGATTTCAACAGCAAACCGGAATCTTCGGCTTGCAGGTCGCCGCCCGAATGTTCAATGACAAAGCCGCGAATCGTGCAGCGGTCGGCGGCAACGACCACCACACTGCCTTTGCCCGTGCCGCGCAGCACAGGTTTGCCGATGCCTTCAAGTGTCAATGCTTTGTCGAGAATGACCTGACCAACGTATATGCCGCTTTCGATCCGAATCGTGTCCCCTGGTTTGGCAGCAGCAATGGCAGTTTGAATTGACTCATTCGGCTTGACAGGCAACACATTGGCTTGAGCGGTTATTGAAGACAGGAATAAAGCAAAAAGCACGGAACAAACGGAAAAAGACTCAGAGCCAGATAGAAAACTTCTGTTCATTCCATAATTTCCTTTTGTTCCGCATTCTCTTTTCATGCCTTTTCACTCTTCGCCGGTTTCCACGACAACAGAATCGCCGCCATCAGCATCCCCGCAAACGTCACCAGCGCATACGAAGCCGTTCCCGGATAGCTGTTGACCGTGAAGTTTCCGACAACTTGCGAACCAATCAACGGCGGGGTGAACGGTTGCACCTTGATTGCCGCCGTCGGGTCCAGATTGTGGCCGTACAGGTACAGCCGGTGATAAAAGCTCCAGAACGAATACAGCCCGAAGTAGGTGAACAGCACGAAAACATCAATCAAGCTGCCCATCCTGCCAACAACCATTGCGCGCAGCGCCAGCAATGCCAACCCGCCAATCGCAAACGGAAGCCAGGCGAATTCACTGAAATCGCTTTCCAGCAATGGCCGCATCCCGATGTAATGGTTCAACGCGTTGATTTCGCGCAGGTCGTCGCGCGACGGCGTTTTGCCGCCGTCCAGTTGATGGGCGTAAATGTGCAGGCTCAGTGGGTCGGGATACTGATTCGACCGGAAAGACATGTGCCAGAGCGGAAAGATCAACGCGGGGATCAACGCCAACACGCCAATCAGAATCGCAATGCGGCTTCGCAGTGTCAGCAGTTGATCAAAGAATGCCACCTCTCGCATCAACCAACGGGTAATTCCGATTTTTCGTTCCATCTCGTTCGACCTTTCTGTGGCGGTAATTGTTTCTTGAGCGGTTGACATAAATCCTCGAAATCCAAATGGCTTGAAGGCTTCTTCGCTCCGCAGCGAGCGCGATGTTTAAGGCCACGATGCGGAAACGCCCTCCCGCTCCGCAGGAGCGCCATCTGCCCGCACACCGCGCTCTTATGGAGCGGAAACGCCGACTACTTCGACGTTTTCGCCATCGCCGCCGCGCCGCCCGGTTTGACCAGCAAATACCCCTGCATCTCCTGGTGCAGCGCCGAACAGAAGTTCGTGCAGTAATAAGGGAAGACGCCGGGTTTGTCCGCCACGAACTCAATCGTCTTGGTTTCGCCTGGGTCAACCACCACGTTGATGTTGTATTCGCCCAGGCCGAAGCCGTGCAATTCGTCGGTCGTCTGTTCAATGTTGGTGACGTAAATCGTCACCTTATCGCCCTGATTGACCTCAATCTTGTTCGGTTCGAAGCTGCTGCGGACAGCCACCACTTTAACCGTCACGTTGTTGCCATTGCGCTCGACCTTGGCGTCTTTGACATCCCAAATCGCGTTCGGGTTCTTGTTTGATTCTTTGGCGTAGACCTCGATGGGTTTGAGCTTGTCGGCTTTGATCATCTGCGCGTAATGCGGTTCCGGCTCGGTGAA
This window contains:
- a CDS encoding nitrous oxide reductase accessory protein NosL, with translation MPKAPKTNKTAFVVPPSGGRTGWPKQPSEGGTTNLLLLALLGFIFLLAACGQPEIAPVAINPEDMCSMCRMAISEKQFAAELITKDGEALKFDDIGCLRDYLKAKADRSRIAAYFVADYETKKWLKAESAHFVKSAELATPMGGNIAAFESHEKAKEAAAKFKGEHVSFAELTEK
- a CDS encoding ABC transporter permease subunit; translated protein: MDFAVVKTIARQELIVNIRNRWTLIFAALFGALVLAISYFGLVTAGTVGFQGFARTSASLLNLVLYIVPLVALTMGSLSFTSEKGASELLFAQPITRGEILLGKLAGLFASITTATVAGFGLAGIVIASKAGTVGAMRYPIFVGLSLLLALVFLTLSALVSTACHRKSKAFGMALFLWFFFVLFYDLIVIGGTFLMKERAANQFIFASLFGNPVDMVRVAGLMALDGKEIFGAAGAALTRTLGGETASFLLLVGGLLVWVILPFAVSQRLLRRQDI
- a CDS encoding molybdopterin oxidoreductase family protein; this encodes MSKLPNQLNEITEQFGPHLAFNAGVRLETGIEPDKIVKTHCCFCGQQCGIQLKVKDNTVIGFEPWEDFPFNHGMLCPKGVKRYLQGAHPDRLTTALQRDPAAAGGFRSLPYDQAIDRVASEIRRIQTTYGNDAFGVLSGASLTIEKAYLMGKFARVALKTPYIDYNGRLCMVSAAAGNKKAFGIDRAANPWSDILGAEVVWISGANVAECAPITTNYVWQARERGAKIIVVDPRITPIARTCNLFLPIKPGRDIALFNGILHLMIENDWLDHDFINQHTVGFDALAEHVAQWTPKHTAEVTGISERAIRQAAELWGRAKTSFLLHARGIEHHSHGVQNVLGAINIVLASGRIGRENCGYATITGQGNGQGGREHGQKCDQLPGARDISNPEHRSFIAGIWGIDEQELPGAGVDAYELIRKIDRGEIKGLLSLCFNPLVSLPDNNFVRQALEKLEFYVAIDFFLNETAHHADIVLPGSLQEEDEGIVTQIEGRVIKINQAVDPPGEAKQDWRIIQDIAKVLGRERGFTFTQPREMLDELRRASKGGIADYSGISYEKIEMQDGVFWPCPDDDHPGTPRLFEPGSWNPVAKGAGPFYFPDGKARFTVAAYTPPAEDVDDEYPIILTTGRVVSQFLSGTQTRRIGPLVNQYPEPRIELHPQLAEKLGINDGDWATAESRRGAITLQAQVVTTIRPDTIFIPYHWPGKKSANQLTISAQDPISKIPEYKVCAVRVKKSSAPNNA
- a CDS encoding nitrous oxide reductase family maturation protein NosD, with translation MNRSFLSGSESFSVCSVLFALFLSSITAQANVLPVKPNESIQTAIAAAKPGDTIRIESGIYVGQVILDKALTLEGIGKPVLRGTGKGSVVVVAADRCTIRGFVIEHSGGDLQAEDSGLLLKSNDNWIEANELRDVLYGIYLYHAARNTIRGNAVRGRPELETGERGAGLHIWNSPDNLIEDNSITEARDGLYIQSSHRNTVRRNRVSRLRYGLHYMSSDDNKFDDNLFEYNIAGAAIMYSKRIEFRRNAFIHNRGFSSFGILFQDCEDNLAEDNFIIDNATGIFMEALRRSTFRRNVIAENDLGLMVYSNSADNLFAGNNFVENLSPLQLVGRRAGMRWSEMKRGNYWSDYGGYDLDGDGVGDVRHKVQNVFEYLEGNYPRLRLYLSSPAAQALAAAEKTFPIVKGSSEADAAPLMQAVKLSFPFEQEKPVVGGWWLVAGSLAMFSCSAATLVWGQRRQRR
- a CDS encoding MFS transporter, which gives rise to MTNETIKAGLWGAVVTLLMAVLVIIGSRNLAHFDAALVAYTFATLFAAFGITYRYAMWLQRPPTKMYWRRGWQVFFRPKYLARNVSKWVTRLVNEFALNHFIFKRGRPRWVAHWLIMWGCLLAVAITFPLVFGWIHFETLPDDTNWYRTYIFGFPTFAFPIHSIFGFLIFHGLVWASVLVMVGVMLAMRRRMRDHGAAAVQQFAEDFLPLILLFAISMTGLMLTASYTWMRGYGYDFLAILHALTVIFTLLWLPFGKFFHIFQRPAQLGVSFYKDIGAKEEQATCRRCGSAFASRMHVEDLITVEKQLGFQYELDGAVEHYQWICPRCRRAMLALAQGRLWHS
- a CDS encoding ABC transporter ATP-binding protein — its product is MIELNHLTKSFGQFIAVNDISFKINDGETFALLGPNGSGKTTTLKCMVGLTVPTAGEIKINGLDLWRDAREARRMMSFLPQRLSFHESLTAREVLEFYRDLRKLPAAKIDDVLHNSHFDFNGFCHKPVGELSGGMVQRLGLAVACLPDAPVLLLDEPTVSLDPEGAIRFREFLATLKSEGKTIVFSSHVLADVERLADRVAILVNGRLVAIESIAALREELMRSCRMRIVLANPNAQWIEAAREAGACEALLQGDAMLVTSRAEDRMKILRAIETAGGSVARFATEELSLEDIYLNYIHAESTENK
- a CDS encoding formylglycine-generating enzyme family protein gives rise to the protein MKKLTLTAIIILLVFGAGGVWFAARYIRGDWEEKTHFEQGETKLTVVNLANAPMRLFKAGKKFADAAEIKEFNGQAAWLSRGNYFLQVELPARTTFYPIPIAGYRLGPDADGSFAVTIRSLTANAPPQLMANLPEWAYIPSGNFLIGDRQNPREPHYVWLPAFCVSAFETTNAEFRQFQRDPQGYANPDNWTAAGKRWKAETQSQATALLKESDAEFHRFGQDDQPVAWVTWFEAAAFCKWLTNKLGQDRWLFSLPSEAEWEKAARGPDSFDFALSPLLSDEESRLYNWKKNPGAPETVIGIEMTKVRFQPNRYGIFHLSGNVVEWTQTINRSYNRERRYTDDDGRNREDLTEARVARGGSWYSASIALLSIAYRDAFQPEVRHHDLGFRIVAKPLP